Proteins encoded within one genomic window of Glycine soja cultivar W05 chromosome 1, ASM419377v2, whole genome shotgun sequence:
- the LOC114412133 gene encoding ninja-family protein AFP3-like, whose protein sequence is MEDYKKNHPYQQQQQHQHQQEEEKEVVCEKMERYPRDLLQGFSISGVATIRDDNNKINNNNMMQQQHHVLHHHHEQQQQQEQHEEDDEEVELNLGLSLGGRFGVDKNAKKKRLLRSSSVVGTMPLFRQDDAVAPSAAAFPALMRTSSLPTETEEEWRRRKEMQTLRRMEAKRRRSEKQRGSREVFAGAGEEVEAGGTMAMGFNKFGSSAVAVPPPGWGVPAKQVVLGDVLGKGRGFQGLFGQPSSQGSADSQGGSSSSMSEMDSKAFLGSSSCGEAKSPVSNQSMQERSSQDPAGSGGKMNENVTRTSKAEAENPSRKPHPAQKITGRHIGTNSMEDMPCVFTKGDGPNGRRIEGILYKYGKGEEVRIMCVCHGNFLSPAEFVKHAGGGDVAYPLRHIVVNPSAAPF, encoded by the exons ATGGAGGATTATAAGAAGAACCATCCTTATCAGCAACAGCAACAGCATCAGCATCagcaagaagaagagaaagaagtaGTGTGTGAGAAGATGGAGAGGTATCCTAGGGATTTGCTTCAAGGATTTTCCATCAGTGGTGTTGCTACTATTAGGGatgataataacaaaattaacaataataacatgATGCAGCAACAACATCATGTTCTTCATCATCACCATGAGCAGCAGCAACAGCAAGAGCAGCATGAGGAGGACGATGAAGAGGTTGAGTTGAACCTTGGTCTTTCTCTCGGTGGAAGATTTGGGGTGGACAAGAACGCCAAAAAAAAGAGGCTTTTACGCTCTTCTTCTGTGGTGGGGACAATGCCTCTGTTCCGGCAGGACGATGCGGTGGCGCCGTCGGCGGCGGCGTTCCCGGCGCTCATGAGGACGTCGTCGCTGCCCACAGAGACCGAGGAGGAGTGGCGGAGGCGGAAGGAGATGCAGACGCTGCGCCGGATGGAGGCGAAGAGACGCCGCTCGGAGAAGCAGAGGGGTTCCCGGGAGGTCTTCGCCGGCGCCGGCGAGGAGGTGGAGGCAGGGGGGACTATGGCAATGGGATTCAACAAGTTTGGTTCTTCGGCGGTGGCGGTTCCGCCGCCGGGGTGGGGTGTTCCGGCAAAGCAAGTTGTTCTTGGTGATGTGTTGGGGAAGGGAAGGGGGTTTCAAGGATTGTTTGGGCAACCATCTTCTCAGGGTTCGGCTGATTCTCAAGGAGGAAGCTCTTCATCAATGTCTGAAATGGATAGCAAGGCTTTTCTAG GATCAAGTAGCTGTGGTGAAGCAAAAAGCCCTGTTAGTAATCAATCGATGCAAGAACGAAGCAGCCAGGATCCTGCGGGTTCAGGGGGAAAGATGAATGAGAATGTGACTAGAACTTCCAAAGCTGAGGCGGAGAATCCATCTAGGAAACCCCATCCTGCCCAAAAAATAACGGGAAGGCACATTGGGACAAACTCAATGGAAGACATGCCTTGTGTATTTACAAAAGGAGATGGTCctaatggaagaagaattgagGGTATCTTGTACAAATATGGTAAGGGGGAGGAAGTGAGGATCATGTGTGTGTGCCATGGAAACTTCCTCTCTCCAGCTGAGTTTGTTAAGCATGCTGGTGGTGGGGATGTCGCATACCCTCTTAGGCACATCGTTGTGAACCCTTCTGCTGCTCCCTTTTAG